From one Xiphias gladius isolate SHS-SW01 ecotype Sanya breed wild chromosome 12, ASM1685928v1, whole genome shotgun sequence genomic stretch:
- the vangl2 gene encoding vang-like protein 2 isoform X1 yields the protein MSQWLLTWSSNRKKKNTPDITSVSASKIDSLRSKVDLLRLPLALSSKSISNRKSQLGVVWEKGGGGGGGSGAGGAQKPRPPPASDMDNDSIYSGYSFKSSHSRSSRKHRERRDKHRSKCRDSSIRGDKSVTIQAPGEPLLDAESTRGDDRDDNWGETTTVVTGTSVDSISNEDLTRISKDLEESSPLECRRYFGLALGAILGLFALVTPLAFLALPQLLWRDTLDPCGTPCEGLYISLAFKLLILLISTWALFLRPPRATLPRFFIFRCLLLVLVFLFVASYWLFYGVRVLEPRETDFRGIVGYAASLVDALLFIQYLALVLLEVRHLQPAFSLKVVRTTDGASHFYSVGHLSIQRAAVWILDQYYSDFPVYNPALLNLPKSILTKKMSAFKVYNLGEENSTNNSTGQSRAMIAATARRRDNSHNEYYYEEAEVERRVRKRKARLVVAVEEAFTHIKRHQEEEATVSSPKHPREVMDPREAAQAIFAPMARAMQKYLRATRQQSYHSMESIINHLQFCITHNMTPKAFLERYLSPGPTLQYLDSGTGRRWTLVSEEPVTASLRQGQVFTLKRLDFSLVVTVAPLPHVCLGEEFVDPKSHKFVMKLQSETSV from the exons ATGAGTCAGTGGCTTCTCACCTGGAGcagcaatagaaaaaaaaagaacacaccaGATATCACTTCGGTTTCT GCCTCCAAGATAGATTCCCTCAGGAGTAAAGTGGACTTGCTGCGCCTCCCCCTGGCCCTCTCCTCCAAGTCCATCAGCAACCGCAAGAGCCAGCTGGGCGTGGTCTGGGAGAagggcggcggcggcggcggcggctcaGGGGCAGGAGGGGCTCAGAAACCCCGCCCACCGCCAGCCTCCGACATGGACAACGATTCCATATACTCAGGCTACTCCTTCAAGTCGTCCCACTCACGAAGCTCCCGCAAACACAG agagaggagggacaaGCATCGCTCAAAGTGTCGCGACAGCAGCATCCGTGGAGACAAGTCGGTGACCATCCAGGCTCCCGGAGAACCGCTGCTTGATGCTGAGTCCACCAGAGGAGACGACAGG GATGACAACTGGGGTGAGACCACCACGGTGGTCACCGGCACCTCCGTGGACAGCATCTCCAACGAGGACCTGACACGGATCTCTAAGGACCTAGAGGAGTCCTCGCCGCTAGAGTGTCGCCGTTACTTCGGCCTAGCGTTGGGCGCCATTCTGGGGCTCTTCGCTCTGGTCACTCCTCTGGCCTTCTTGGCCCTCCCACAGCTCCTCTGGCGGGACACACTGGACCCTTGCGGCACCCCGTGTGAGGGCCTTTACATTTCTCTGGCCTTTAAGCTCCTGATCCTCCTCATCTCCACCTGGGCGCTGTTCCTCCGCCCGCCCAGAGCCACTCTGCCACGCTTCTTCATATTCCGCtgtctgctgctggtgctggtcTTCCTCTTCGTGGCGTCCTATTGGCTCTTCTATGGGGTGCGGGTGCTGGAGCCCAGAGAGACGGACTTCAGGGGAATTGTGGGATATGCAGCGTCTCTGGTGGATGCACTGCTGTTCATTCAGTACCTGGCCCTGGTGCTGCTGGAGGTCAGACACCTACAGCCTGCTTTCTCTCTGAAGGTTGTGAGGACCACAGATGGAGCCAGCCACTTCTACAGTGTGGGACATCTCAG TATTCAGCGGGCAGCAGTGTGGATTCTGGACCAGTATTACAGTGACTTCCCGGTGTATAACCCGGCCCTGCTTAACCTTCCAAAGTCCATCCTCACCAAGAAGATGTCTGCCTTCAAGGTCTACAATCTCGGGGAAG agaACAGCACCAATAACTCCACGGGGCAGTCCAGAGCCATGATCGCAGCCACCGCTCGGAGAAGAGACAACTCCCACAACGAGTACTACTACGAGGAGGCAGAGGTGGAGCGGAGGGTCCGCAAGCGCAAGGCCAG ACTGGTGGTGGCAGTAGAAGAGGCCTTCACCCACATCAAGCGTCACCAGGAAGAGGAGGCGACCGTATCCTCGCCTAAACACCCACGGGAGGTGATGGACCCCAGGGAGGCGGCTCAGGCCATCTTCGCCCCCATGGCACGGGCCATGCAGAAGTACCTCCGTGCCACCAGGCAGCAGTCCTACCACAGCATGGAGAGCATCATCAACCACCTGCAATTCTGCATCACGCACAACATGACCCCCAAG GCTTTCCTCGAGCGCTACCTCAGCCCAGGTCCCACCCTCCAGTACCTGGACAGTGGTACGGGGCGCCGGTGGACACTGGTGAGCGAGGAGCCGGTGACAGCCTCTTTGCGCCAGGGCCAGGTCTTCACCCTGAAACGCCTGGACTTCTCCCTGGTCGTCACCGTCGCGCCCCTTCCCCACGTGTGCCTGGGCGAGGAGTTCGTCGACCCCAAAAGCCACAAGTTTGTCATGAAGCTCCAGTCAGAAACGTCTGTATAG
- the si:cabz01074946.1 gene encoding uncharacterized protein si:cabz01074946.1 isoform X1, which translates to MRLQVLLITLHQVALAEPQRVVSGYLGETITLPSGVDPSWQLTIIEWSIFSNITWIATSRNGKKNTERISRYKGRLSLNISTGDLTIRNLTEDDAMEYTVDLINRVNNATVNRIRLTVGQHLQKPTIKRLFSASVKGHCWMGLHCSSQEEGVDLSWQVEPRTVTAFNTSNRDGNPGSILAILNSTDKVVKFTCTSSGTGENASSAVTLKCDDDAPQPQPQQESRDRCGLYSVISVVALLVIVVILYIFKEKIKAAWKRLGDKL; encoded by the exons ATGAGACTTCAAGTCCTACTCATTACACTTCACCAAG tgGCGCTAGCTGAACCCCAGAGGGTTGTCTCTGGGTACCTTGGAGAAACCATTACCTTGCCCTCAGGGGTAGACCCGTCCTGGCAGCTCACCATAATTGAGTGGTCAATATTCTCCAACATCACTTGGATTGCCACCAGTCGCAAtgggaagaaaaacactgaacgCATCAGTCGGTATAAAGGAAGACTCAGTCTCAACATCTCTACAG GTGACTTGACGATCCGTAATTTGACGGAAGACGATGCCATGGAATACACTGTGGACCTCATCAACAGAGTGAACAACGCCACCGTAAACAGGATCAGGCTCACAGTTGGGC AACACCTTCAGAAACCGACCATAAAGAGACTCTTCAGTGCATCTGTAAAAGGACACTGTTGGATGGGGCTGCACTGTTCTTCTCAAGAGGAAGGTGTTGACTTGTCCTGGCAGGTTGAACCCCGCACTGTGACTGCCTTCAACACGAGTAATCGTGATGGAAACCCTGGAAGCATTTTAGCAATCCTCAACAGCACAGACAAGGTGGTCAAATTCACCTGCACCTCCAGCGGGACCGGGGAGAATGCCTCAAGTGCTGTCACTCTGAAATGTGACG ATGACGcgccccagccccagccccagcaGGAGTCTAGGGATAGATGTGGTCTTTACTCTGTAATCAGCGTTGTAGCTTTACTTGTCATAGTGGTAatactttacattttcaaag aaaaaatcaAGGCTGCATGGAAACGACTCGGTG ACAAACTGTAA
- the LOC120797756 gene encoding LOW QUALITY PROTEIN: uncharacterized protein LOC120797756 (The sequence of the model RefSeq protein was modified relative to this genomic sequence to represent the inferred CDS: deleted 1 base in 1 codon) produces the protein MLMMWVSLHDVEAFNSPTVIHKKVGDTVEFSPRSPTQGVTSASWKYNSEIVANKVSDKNEITEDAQFKDRLSINSSFSLTVTRLTLQDSGNFSFVSEVNDVQQKTIHFTLLVHETITSAVVNVSSDWHALNESCIVLLACNGSSESIVTYQWTVGNQTRNGSRMQYNLRPEDGEIEFNCTVFGFDSKMSQSKTVTCTPESIKTDVEAFNSPTVIHKKVGDPVEFSPRSRTQGVTSASWKYNSEIVANKVSDKTEITENAQFKDRLSINPTNFSLTITRLTLQDSGNFSFVSEVNDVQQKTIHFTLLVHETITSAVVNVSSDWNALNESCIVLLACNGSSESIVTYQWTVGNQTRNGSRMQYNLRPEDGEIEFNCTVFGFDSKMSQSKTVTCTPESEKTELQTLFLFLSVAAGGCLFVIVAIFIGVRHYKQRQAVNDSDDLTVYADISDLVNDDKIPNTMKPCSVYETIDNTVNTLTPGPQTVYDKIQFNRVRKAPVSR, from the exons ATGCTGATGATGTGGGTCTCCCTCCATG atgtgGAGGCGTTCAACTCTCCAACTGTCATCCATAAAAAAGTTGGAGACACCGTGGAGTTTTCGCCACGCTCACCAACTCAAGGGGTCACCTCAGCATCTTGGAAATATAACAGTGAAATAGTTGCAAACAAGGTTTcagataaaaac gaaataactgaAGATGCTCAGTTCAAGGACAGATTAAGCATAAACTCATCCTTTAGTTTAACAGTGACAAGACTCACTCTTCAGGATAGTggtaacttcagttttgtctcagAGGTGAATGACGTGCAACAGAAAACAATCCACTTCACTCTTCTAGTTCATG AGACCATAACTAGTGCTGTCGTGAATGTCAGCTCCGACTGGCATGCTTTAAACGAATCCTGTATAGTTTTGCTGGCGTGCAACGGAAGCTCTGAAAGCATTGTCACCTACCAGTGGACCGTGGGGAACCAGACCCGAAATGGCTCCCGGATGCAGTACAACCTCAGGCCGGAGGACGGAGAAATCGAATTCAACTgcacagtttttggttttgacagTAAGATGTCACAATCCAAAACAGTGACGTGTACACCTGAGTCCATAAAAACAG atgtgGAGGCGTTCAACTCTCCAACTGTCATCCATAAAAAAGTTGGAGACCCCGTGGAGTTTTCGCCACGCTCACGAACTCAAGGGGTCACCTCAGCATCTTGGAAATATAACAGTGAAATAGTTGCAAACAAggtttcagataaaactgaaataactgaaaatgcTCAGTTCAAGGACAGATTAAGCATAAACCCCACAAACTTTAGTTTAACAATAACAAGACTCACTCTTCAGGATAGTggtaacttcagttttgtctcagAGGTGAATGACGTGCAACAGAAAACAATCCACTTCACTCTTCTAGTTCATG AGACCATAACTAGTGCTGTCGTGAATGTCAGCTCCGACTGGAATGCTTTAAACGAATCCTGTATAGTTTTGCTGGCGTGCAACGGAAGCTCTGAAAGCATTGTCACCTACCAGTGGACCGTGGGGAACCAGACCCGAAATGGCTCCCGGATGCAGTACAACCTCAGGCCGGAGGACGGAGAAATCGAATTCAACTgcacagtttttggttttgacagTAAGATGTCACAATCCAAAACAGTGACGTGTACACCTGAGTCCGAAAAAACAG AGCTACAAACCCTGTTCTTGTTCCTGAGTGTTGCAGCAGgaggttgtttgtttgtcatcgTAGCCATATTTATTGGTGTACGTCACTACAAACAAAGACAAGCTG TCAATGACTCAGATGACCTCACCGTGTACGCTGATATTTCTGATCTTGTGAATGACGAT AAGATACCAAACACCATGAAGCCATGCTCGGTGTATGAAACCATTGATAACACAgtcaacacactcacaccagGG CCCCAGACTGTGTACGACAAGATTCAATTTAATCGTGTGAGGAAAGCGCCGGTGTCACGCTAG
- the si:cabz01074946.1 gene encoding uncharacterized protein si:cabz01074946.1 isoform X2, whose translation MRLQVLLITLHQVALAEPQRVVSGYLGETITLPSGVDPSWQLTIIEWSIFSNITWIATSRNGKKNTERISRYKGRLSLNISTGDLTIRNLTEDDAMEYTVDLINRVNNATVNRIRLTVGQHLQKPTIKRLFSASVKGHCWMGLHCSSQEEGVDLSWQVEPRTVTAFNTSNRDGNPGSILAILNSTDKVVKFTCTSSGTGENASSAVTLKCDDDAPQPQPQQESRDRCGLYSVISVVALLVIVVILYIFKDKL comes from the exons ATGAGACTTCAAGTCCTACTCATTACACTTCACCAAG tgGCGCTAGCTGAACCCCAGAGGGTTGTCTCTGGGTACCTTGGAGAAACCATTACCTTGCCCTCAGGGGTAGACCCGTCCTGGCAGCTCACCATAATTGAGTGGTCAATATTCTCCAACATCACTTGGATTGCCACCAGTCGCAAtgggaagaaaaacactgaacgCATCAGTCGGTATAAAGGAAGACTCAGTCTCAACATCTCTACAG GTGACTTGACGATCCGTAATTTGACGGAAGACGATGCCATGGAATACACTGTGGACCTCATCAACAGAGTGAACAACGCCACCGTAAACAGGATCAGGCTCACAGTTGGGC AACACCTTCAGAAACCGACCATAAAGAGACTCTTCAGTGCATCTGTAAAAGGACACTGTTGGATGGGGCTGCACTGTTCTTCTCAAGAGGAAGGTGTTGACTTGTCCTGGCAGGTTGAACCCCGCACTGTGACTGCCTTCAACACGAGTAATCGTGATGGAAACCCTGGAAGCATTTTAGCAATCCTCAACAGCACAGACAAGGTGGTCAAATTCACCTGCACCTCCAGCGGGACCGGGGAGAATGCCTCAAGTGCTGTCACTCTGAAATGTGACG ATGACGcgccccagccccagccccagcaGGAGTCTAGGGATAGATGTGGTCTTTACTCTGTAATCAGCGTTGTAGCTTTACTTGTCATAGTGGTAatactttacattttcaaag ACAAACTGTAA
- the si:cabz01074946.1 gene encoding uncharacterized protein si:cabz01074946.1 isoform X3 has product MRLQVLLITLHQVALAEPQRVVSGYLGETITLPSGVDPSWQLTIIEWSIFSNITWIATSRNGKKNTERISRYKGRLSLNISTGDLTIRNLTEDDAMEYTVDLINRVNNATVNRIRLTVGQHLQKPTIKRLFSASVKGHCWMGLHCSSQEEGVDLSWQVEPRTVTAFNTSNRDGNPGSILAILNSTDKVVKFTCTSSGTGENASSAVTLKCDDKL; this is encoded by the exons ATGAGACTTCAAGTCCTACTCATTACACTTCACCAAG tgGCGCTAGCTGAACCCCAGAGGGTTGTCTCTGGGTACCTTGGAGAAACCATTACCTTGCCCTCAGGGGTAGACCCGTCCTGGCAGCTCACCATAATTGAGTGGTCAATATTCTCCAACATCACTTGGATTGCCACCAGTCGCAAtgggaagaaaaacactgaacgCATCAGTCGGTATAAAGGAAGACTCAGTCTCAACATCTCTACAG GTGACTTGACGATCCGTAATTTGACGGAAGACGATGCCATGGAATACACTGTGGACCTCATCAACAGAGTGAACAACGCCACCGTAAACAGGATCAGGCTCACAGTTGGGC AACACCTTCAGAAACCGACCATAAAGAGACTCTTCAGTGCATCTGTAAAAGGACACTGTTGGATGGGGCTGCACTGTTCTTCTCAAGAGGAAGGTGTTGACTTGTCCTGGCAGGTTGAACCCCGCACTGTGACTGCCTTCAACACGAGTAATCGTGATGGAAACCCTGGAAGCATTTTAGCAATCCTCAACAGCACAGACAAGGTGGTCAAATTCACCTGCACCTCCAGCGGGACCGGGGAGAATGCCTCAAGTGCTGTCACTCTGAAATGTGACG ACAAACTGTAA
- the vangl2 gene encoding vang-like protein 2 isoform X2, whose product MDNDSIYSGYSFKSSHSRSSRKHRERRDKHRSKCRDSSIRGDKSVTIQAPGEPLLDAESTRGDDRDDNWGETTTVVTGTSVDSISNEDLTRISKDLEESSPLECRRYFGLALGAILGLFALVTPLAFLALPQLLWRDTLDPCGTPCEGLYISLAFKLLILLISTWALFLRPPRATLPRFFIFRCLLLVLVFLFVASYWLFYGVRVLEPRETDFRGIVGYAASLVDALLFIQYLALVLLEVRHLQPAFSLKVVRTTDGASHFYSVGHLSIQRAAVWILDQYYSDFPVYNPALLNLPKSILTKKMSAFKVYNLGEENSTNNSTGQSRAMIAATARRRDNSHNEYYYEEAEVERRVRKRKARLVVAVEEAFTHIKRHQEEEATVSSPKHPREVMDPREAAQAIFAPMARAMQKYLRATRQQSYHSMESIINHLQFCITHNMTPKAFLERYLSPGPTLQYLDSGTGRRWTLVSEEPVTASLRQGQVFTLKRLDFSLVVTVAPLPHVCLGEEFVDPKSHKFVMKLQSETSV is encoded by the exons ATGGACAACGATTCCATATACTCAGGCTACTCCTTCAAGTCGTCCCACTCACGAAGCTCCCGCAAACACAG agagaggagggacaaGCATCGCTCAAAGTGTCGCGACAGCAGCATCCGTGGAGACAAGTCGGTGACCATCCAGGCTCCCGGAGAACCGCTGCTTGATGCTGAGTCCACCAGAGGAGACGACAGG GATGACAACTGGGGTGAGACCACCACGGTGGTCACCGGCACCTCCGTGGACAGCATCTCCAACGAGGACCTGACACGGATCTCTAAGGACCTAGAGGAGTCCTCGCCGCTAGAGTGTCGCCGTTACTTCGGCCTAGCGTTGGGCGCCATTCTGGGGCTCTTCGCTCTGGTCACTCCTCTGGCCTTCTTGGCCCTCCCACAGCTCCTCTGGCGGGACACACTGGACCCTTGCGGCACCCCGTGTGAGGGCCTTTACATTTCTCTGGCCTTTAAGCTCCTGATCCTCCTCATCTCCACCTGGGCGCTGTTCCTCCGCCCGCCCAGAGCCACTCTGCCACGCTTCTTCATATTCCGCtgtctgctgctggtgctggtcTTCCTCTTCGTGGCGTCCTATTGGCTCTTCTATGGGGTGCGGGTGCTGGAGCCCAGAGAGACGGACTTCAGGGGAATTGTGGGATATGCAGCGTCTCTGGTGGATGCACTGCTGTTCATTCAGTACCTGGCCCTGGTGCTGCTGGAGGTCAGACACCTACAGCCTGCTTTCTCTCTGAAGGTTGTGAGGACCACAGATGGAGCCAGCCACTTCTACAGTGTGGGACATCTCAG TATTCAGCGGGCAGCAGTGTGGATTCTGGACCAGTATTACAGTGACTTCCCGGTGTATAACCCGGCCCTGCTTAACCTTCCAAAGTCCATCCTCACCAAGAAGATGTCTGCCTTCAAGGTCTACAATCTCGGGGAAG agaACAGCACCAATAACTCCACGGGGCAGTCCAGAGCCATGATCGCAGCCACCGCTCGGAGAAGAGACAACTCCCACAACGAGTACTACTACGAGGAGGCAGAGGTGGAGCGGAGGGTCCGCAAGCGCAAGGCCAG ACTGGTGGTGGCAGTAGAAGAGGCCTTCACCCACATCAAGCGTCACCAGGAAGAGGAGGCGACCGTATCCTCGCCTAAACACCCACGGGAGGTGATGGACCCCAGGGAGGCGGCTCAGGCCATCTTCGCCCCCATGGCACGGGCCATGCAGAAGTACCTCCGTGCCACCAGGCAGCAGTCCTACCACAGCATGGAGAGCATCATCAACCACCTGCAATTCTGCATCACGCACAACATGACCCCCAAG GCTTTCCTCGAGCGCTACCTCAGCCCAGGTCCCACCCTCCAGTACCTGGACAGTGGTACGGGGCGCCGGTGGACACTGGTGAGCGAGGAGCCGGTGACAGCCTCTTTGCGCCAGGGCCAGGTCTTCACCCTGAAACGCCTGGACTTCTCCCTGGTCGTCACCGTCGCGCCCCTTCCCCACGTGTGCCTGGGCGAGGAGTTCGTCGACCCCAAAAGCCACAAGTTTGTCATGAAGCTCCAGTCAGAAACGTCTGTATAG